The following proteins are co-located in the Apium graveolens cultivar Ventura chromosome 5, ASM990537v1, whole genome shotgun sequence genome:
- the LOC141660014 gene encoding uncharacterized protein LOC141660014, translated as MKDTESVLDYFTKVSSVVNQMKNYGEKIEDAHVNEKILRSLNAKLQLVGISIEESNDTETMTDKEMVLYTQYSRGTGRGRGRTNHNFSRGRGRGPRSSRYEEKAQIYQPDWRGQVRGRSRGGRFNPGRGSRSVECYNCGKHDHFAKDCWYNKKVEEQSNLAETEEKQDKGVLVMACKGMIPEDEIVWYLDSGASNHMSGLKHLFTDLKEINSGVVSFGDS; from the exons ATGAAAGATACAGAATCAGTTCTGGATTACTTCACGAAAGTTTCCTCGGTTGTAAATCAAATGAAGAATTACGGAGAAAAGATTGAAGATGCTCATGTTAATGAGAAAATATTACGATCATTGAACGCAAAGTTGCAGCTTGTTGGGATTTCTATTGAAGAGTCAAATGATACAGAAACTATGACCG ACAAAGAGATGGTGTTATACACGCAATATTCTAGAGGAACAGGAAGAGGACGTGGACGTACAAATCATAATTTTTCCAGAGGCAGAGGACGTGGGCCTAGAAGTAGTAGATATGAAGAAAAGGCTCAAATATATCAACCAGACTGGAGAGGACAAGTACGAGGTCGCAGCAGAGGAGGAAGGTTCAATCCTGGAAGAGGTAGCAGATCTGTTGAATGCTATAATTGCGGAAAACATGATCATTTTGCCAAAGACTGCTGGTACAACAAGAAGGTTGAGGAACAATCAAATCTGGCCGAAACGGAGGAAAAGCAAGATAAAGGTGTTCTAGTCATGGCATGCAAAGGTATGATTCCTGAAGATGAAATTGTGTGGTATCTTGATAGTGGGGCCAGCAATCATATGTCTGGCCTCAAACATCTATTTACTGATTTAAAGGAAATAAATTCTGGAGTTGTATCATTTGGAGATTCATAA